GCTCTTGCACGACCCAAAAAGTCTCGGTAATATCCATCTCGTTCTTAAGGAATGGGTCCGTAGCTCAGTTGGTTAGAGTACTACCTTGACATGGTAGGGGTCGGCGATTCGAGTTCGCCCGGACCCACCACTCCTTGCTTAAATGCACTAAGAACAAAAATTTGGGTCCGTAGCTCAGTTGGTTAGAGTACTACCTTGACATGGTAGGGGTCGGCGATTCGAGTTCGCCCGGACCCACCAAATTTTACAACAAAGCCCGCTATAAGCGGGCTTTGTTGTATATAAGCAAATCTGTTCTACCAAAGCATGTCAGCAACAACGACAATATCATATTGACACGTGTCAAAACTGACACCCTCAAACACATACAGCTAATACTGCCTAATCGCGTGTGTATTGACAATGTTAAATACAATCCAATCACCAGGCCGACCTGGTGTTTGTAGATTTAGAGACACCTGTAGCTAGGTGCCTCAACTTGACTTAATTCATTGTTCTGTTGATACAAACGATTTTCTGACTTGCAACATCACATCAGTCGACCAAGACTCACTATTGCTCACAACTAGGTTTGACTCTTTATTTCTTAAGTCTCGCAGTTGTGGGCCTAAGTCTGAGTGAAAACTGTATTTCACTGTATCGAATCTCGAAGTCGTATCTGAAATACGCCAGTACCCTACCCCCTGATCAAACTTGAAGACTAGCTCTCTGCCAGACTCTAGTTTAAGAGTTAGCAATCTTCGGTGGGCGATAGAGCTGCGCTTTTCGTGACATTTCACACTAGGTTTCACACCTAACTTCAACTCACCCCAAACCTCATAAGCCTCGATAAACTCTCCCTTATCTTGCCAATCATGATGAAGATAGTGACCTACTGTTTGCTTTTCGTGATAAAGCGTATTAATCGTGACTGTTCTAATGCTATCAAAGCCTCGGCATATGTAGCCAAGCAGCTCACAAATCATCAACATTGAAGATGGGCTTTGTATATATCGATCACTATATTCAACTTCAAAGATGCTTTCGCTCTTTAATAACTCAGCAAGGTTAGGGTTGGTTTTGAACATGGTAATCCAGAATGCTTTTCCGAACATACTCAATGAGCCATTCAGCTCTTCAACCAACTCTATTGACTCTATCTGTGGAGCTTCCCCCTTCTTACTGATTGACAGTTCAAAAGGGCTTATTGGGTGAAGTTTAGTGCCTTCGCAGCAAATCGATATACCACCTTGCTGTAACCAGAATTTTCCAGGGATCGTGTTTTCAGCTACAGTGTTGGCAATCGTTGATACTTTATTTCCATCGCTTAATTGTGCCATTAAGAGAGGTGATACCTCATCTGCTCTTGAAATCTGAACACCCAACTTCTGGAAGGTCCACAGCTCCTCTTCAAACTCCTGGCTTAACTTGGTGGAGGTCAAGACTAAGGCCACACCTATCTCATCACTCAAGAGGTATCCAGCAATAGTTCGCTTGAAGTCTGGGTGAGTCAGATCCCATTCATCACAGTCAGGATTCAGAAATAGAGTTAACGATTTAGCGCCTAAGTTTATCTGCTTACGAATTGTTCCAAGAACTGAATAGGGCTGGTACTCACCTTGGCTATATTCGGCTAATGCCTCGGGAAGGCGGTTAAAGTGATTGAAGTCATTCCCTACCCAATCCCTTGCAAGCGCAGTGTCAATCTCATCTATATCATGACGAGTGTCTGATTCTAACAAACAATCACTACAACCAGAGACGCAGTTAGGGCAAGTAAGCCCAGAAATCATATCCGCCAAAATTGTCTGAATATATTGACTTGCTGAACTTGAGAAGCCAGCTCCACCAGAAATAACATCATACAACTGAATCACCATCGCTGATGTTGTTCCCTCGATGATAGTAGGTCTAATCGCATACCCCATTTCAGATGTCGATATGCCTAGCTGTTTTGCAAGTGCCGCGCGAAGCGAGACTGCTAATGTCATTGCGACGGTACGACCATCGTTGTCACAGCTAATATACTCATGCCTAACTGGATGACTTAGTACTAACTCAAACACATCCGTTTTCGAGTGGCACCCAAGATGAACCCCTTTCATCAAGGTAGCCGAACCATCACAGGTGACATTTCCTTCACCTGATTTGTCTTTCTTAACCGCTTTTAACGGTTTATGAGGTGTACTAGGGTTTAGCGCGGCTGGATAGTCTCCGTTTTTGTCCAACGACTCTGCGCGACCACAAGACATACACAAGGCATATCCTTTGCCATATTCTCCTGAGCTGTGGTTAAAGACAGTACCTTCTGCCGTTGAAACCATGAACCCCATCGCTGTGTTCGGAAGATCTATGTAAGGAGCCTTTCCTGTTGAAACCCAGGCATCTTCCACTGGAATGAACTTTTGTGTCGATATGTCATTTGAGGGAGCATGATAAAAGTCTGTAGCAAAGCCTGTAGGTTGTAATACTTGTCTAATGTGTTGCCCTTTGATAGGAGCTCCACACGCTGAGTTAGTACAATTCATGTTTAGTGATGATGCAGAAACAGACTCTTCATATCCTGTTTGTCCACAACTATCGCAGCGCCAAGCTAAGTCGAATTTTTGAGCTTCATTAACCCCAGAGTCAGATACATTGTGCCAATGCAATGTAACCCCACCAGAGCGAAACACTCGTCCATCAAGAACCACCTCAGAACCCGGAGAGTACTCTCTTATTGCAATCGCTAGGTTGCGACTTGGAAGTCCTCTAAAGCGCGAGACATTGTCCTCTCGTTCATTAGACTTCTTTTCTTTACCTTGTTTCTCACGGATAAAGTCTTCAATATTGTTGTTGTCAAAATTGACGACATCGGTAGGAAAACCGTAACCAGGTAAGAATGCTTTGGATGCAAGCTCTCTCAGCAAATACTCTTGTACCAGCCTGCTCTTTTCAAGTCTAAGGCGATATGCGTAAGGACTCTCGACATCAGCTACGACTAACTCCTGCTCTAAATAGTTGTACTCATTAAACCATTTACTTTTGAGTTGCTGGATAACGTTAGATGCGAAAGCACGCAATGTATAAGGTTGGCTACCTGCTAGCCCAGTTCCACGAACCAATGCAGTCACATCAGAGTCCCAGTCTCTTGCATCGCTCTCAAGCCAATTGAGGAAGCTGTCACAAACGGCATTGCCTTCAGGTAAATAAAACCATTCCAAGTTCAAAGAGGTTTTTTCTTTGTTAGTTGAGCCAATCTGTGTCTTCAAAAAGATTGAAAGCAACAACGAATTCAAATGTCGCTGAATCAACCTCTGAGAGTTAAACGCGATATACGGTGCTGGAATTTTTGTTACAAATGGCCACTTTGGTTGTTGGAACACTTGCTGATCGTGAGGGTTTCCTTTGCATAGTGTATATGAAATAGCACGAGACTCTTTACTTCGCCCAGCCCGACCCGCTCGCTGCAAATAGTTTGCTGGGTGTGGTGGTACATTGTTCATTACAACCGCACTGATACCGCCAATATCAACACCCATTTCCATTGTGGTTGAACAGTTAAGAACATTGATTTTTCCTTTTTTGAACAGATCTTCATATTCATTTAGGCGATCAGAGCTTTGTTGTGCAGAGTGCTCCGCTGTGCGGTAGTAAAGTCCCCCTTCGACAGCACGATCGTTGATATCCGTCCACAGATTGTGCTCTCTTAAATATGATACCTTAGAGTCTTTACCAACTACCTCGCGTATGTGTTTCAGCCCTTTCTGATAGTCATGTTGAGTTGCTTCAACCTGCCAAACACACGGAAATTCCACTTCAACGCATTTGTATTGACTAATATCTTCCACCTTACGCGGGAGATAAGGTGAAATGCCCCTAAAGGTAGTGTCAATAAGCTTATTAGTGACTTTGCAAATGTGCACTTTATCAACGAAGGAGAAAGTTATCTTATTACGGTCTAGAGCAAAGCGATTGTTATCGGGCGATAAAATCCGAGTGTTTACAGTAAGTTCACGCCATGCACTAGATAGCCAACTATTGATGATATCCTTACCGATGGAAGAGTCAGCGTTTATGTTTGAGGTTGCTGCTAACAGTTTGACAAGGCGATTGTGATTGCCACTGCGAATTTGTGGCCACTTTTTTACTCGTCCTTCATTGGCTTCTTCAGAGTCAGGGTTACGCAACGATTTCGAAGCAAAACGGCTACCAACCCATTTCAACCAGCCAGCATCTTCGAGACGTAAGAAATTATTTTCACGAATATAAAAGTCGAGAGATACCTTTATGAAATCTAACCAATCATCGAGTTCGTAACCATATTCCTCCCAATAAGCGGGACAGGTTTTGATTTTATCGAGCCCGGCATAACCAACCTTGACCAAGCCTTGGGTTTCTGAACTATTTTGTCGTTTAGGGCGACGTGCAAACTCTCGAAACAACAGCATGTCAGCGAGCTTTGCACTACCGTCAAATTGCTTGAATATTTCTGGCGACAAATATTGGTTGTACTGAAGCATTGCACCATTTAAATCACTCTTTTTAGCAAGTTCTGTCACCATTTCGTTCCAGCTCAGCGTAGCCAGAGTTAACTCGGAGCCACCACTGTCAATTGCGCTCGCTTGAACTTCCAGCATCTCAGCTGGACCATTCATCCCCATTGCTCTTAGCTCTTCAGCTTTAGCAAGAAGGTCTTGTGCTGATACTCCCTCTGAAGGCCTATCAGCGTTATGAGGCTGAGAAAGCTGTTTTTCTCGCAATACTTCAACCACAGCACCACGTAGCTTGGACCGCTCAGCTTCTTGCTGCATTCTTACGGACAAGCGAGCTGTACCTTGACGGCTATCGGTGAAGGTAATTAATCGTCTACCACGTGCGGGTAAAGATTGAGGCCCCTCGGGACCATCAGCAACAATATCAGGGCAAAACTCTAATAATGTCGGAACAACATTGGCAATATAAAATGGTGCGCCTAAAATAGCCCGGCGGAACGGAGAACCATCGTTGTATCCCTCAAAATTACAGGAACAGCAGGTTTGTTTTTTCGCAGTATCCATCATGAGTTCATACCCTGGCTTTACTGAACCAATGATGCCATCTTTACCAATATTGATAGCTGCATAATGCTCGTGCTCATCTTGCTTAGCACCAAACATTTCAGGGTAACGATCGGTATCATCTAACTGCTGAACGTCTTGATCTTCTTCATCAAGCCTTTCTTGTTGCAGTGAGAATTCATCTCCTGCACTGCCGTTCCACTGAAGTAGCTTGCCTTTTTTATCTAGCCCCATCAAATGAGGCTCATTACACTCTAAACAGAAACTGAGTTCTAAAACGGGTGCGCCGCAATCACAAGTTTGCCTTTGCACCGCATAAACATTACCAAATGGCCACTCTTGTTCAAGCTGTGTTCCTTGTTTACAAGAACAGTTTCTATTGATACATGCCCACAAACCAATCGTCATTCGTTGAAAAAAATGAGCTCGCAGCTTTAAAAACGCTTCCGAATATTTATCTCGTTTCGTTCCGGTCAATAGATCTAACCAGCGTAACAATTCTTGCTGGCTTAACTGTGGTTGATTGGATAAAACGCTCGACTTCTCATTGATCTCACTGAGCGTCAGTGGCGCATCACTTTCGACAATTACTTTTCTCAAGATATGTGCATAGGAAGAAGCTTGAAGCGCAACGAATCGCTCCTTTGATATTTCAGGATTTGGCTTTTTGCTAGGTTCACCGCCTGGCTCTATACCCTCTAAATCGTCTAGAGAGAGCTCAACGCTTTCTACAAAGTCCAGTTCCGGAATAACACGACGTCCACCGATCACTTTGATTTGATCTTTGGGCACATCCGCTAGTTTGGATAGATAGTCGGTCAGTTGTTCCGTTGCATTGGCATCGGCAATGGTTGCTGAGGTGGCGACAAAACGAACATTTTTAGCCTCTACACCAAAAGCATGTAGCACTCTACGTAGTTGCAATGACAGTTCAGCGGCTTGTGAGCCCACATAAGTATGGGCTTCATCAAGAACAATCCAACGTAGAGACTTTTCTGCTCTCGACTGTTCGATTATTGGCGCATCAATTTGTCTTACCAGCATATATTCAAGCATGGTGCCGTTGGTCACGAGGATTGGTGCTGGTTCTTTACGCATTAACTCGCGAGAATGAACTTCATTACGATGCTCTTGCTGCAGTTTACGAACTTTGTTCTCACTGTTTTCAGTATTACCGTTGTACAAGCAGTATCGAATGCCCTCTCCAAAGTGCTTAGTCCAAGCATCTAAACGTTCTTGCTGCGAATTAATCAACGCATTTAATGGGTATAGGAAAAGAGCTCTTACTCCCACTAATGGCGATTGTTTCTGGTGGTACTCGCGGTAAAGGTCTTCCAATACCGGGACCATAAAGCATTCTGTTTTACCCGAACCTGTACCAGATGTGACAACTACAGACTTTGGAGTATCTTCAAGAAGAGTACCCCACGCCTCAAGCTGGTGTCGAAATGGATTGAACTTAGCCTCAAATCGGTATCGACCATTGCTTTTGTCATCAAGAGCATCAATCACCGCTTTAGAGAGTAGATTTCCCTCCAGTTCAGCAACCTTGAGTTCAGCGTACTCCCAACCGAAAGTATGCTCGAACAATGGCGGAGCAAGGAACGCATCCTCTTGACCACAATCAACAGACATAATGTCACTCAAGTGATTGCGTAAATTAGGGTCTGTTATACCAAGAACACTTAACGTTGACTCTTTGCTACGCGAAATAGACTGCTCAACTAAATCAGAAAAATAACGGGTCATAACAGTTCCTTATTGTGCTTCGTTGGCAAAGTAATTGACAAACAAGCGATACACTGGCTCGAACCAATCATGGTCGAAGTCGCGTAATTTGCGTAAATGGAAAATAGTCCCTGAGAGAAAGGCGTTCGAGATCTCACTGGGAACTCTATTGCTGGCAAGCGCCGCAGCAAAAATAGGCCAATAGATCACACCTGATTGAAACGCCCCGTTCACAGGAAACTCAAACGGCAAAAGATTTAGACGCTGACACCAATGTTTCAGCTCACTCCCCATCTCTGTTGGCCAATCATCATCTTCACTGTGTGTATGGAGTAAGTCTTGATACCAACCATTCATCATCATCTGCATCATAGGAAGTGGTATTTGACAGGAACTTTGCTGAAGCAAGATCGATTTAATCTCTGTGTCATTCAAGATTGGGATGGCAAGCCCCAGCTTTGATACTTGCTGCTCAACCATACTTGTTACTATGGCAGCCTCAAGCCCTATTGCTTGGAGTGTTTGAGTCAACAACGATATTGCATGCTGCCAATGAGATATCTCAATTGTTTCCCATAGTAATGGCAGTTCTGCATCCATTTGAGACAAGCATTTATCGTCAAACTCTAAACGGAATATAGCCACTGCGAGAGCACGCTCATTTCGCACTAAATGACGCCAAACTTCAAACGTCGGTAAAGGTAAGTGACCATAATTCAAGTAAGTCTGCTTCAGGTACTCCCAACCACTGTGCGACCAATCCTCGGCCATTTGATCAATAACATCGGCAATCACATCTGGCTCAAATTGAGGATGAAACAACTGTGAGGCCTTTTGCAGTGTTTTTACTTCGCCGTTACGCTCGTGAGCCTCCCCAGGGAAAAACTTAGCTCGAAAAAACACATCAGAGCCTTTTGCAGGGATGACTAGCCAAGGACCGTCACGATGAACCATATCAGGCAGTTCGTACTCACCATTGGTCTCTCTCTCGCTATGGTTCGGTTGCAATACGAACGAAGGTTGCTCTGGATTGGCCAATGACATTAATACAGGTTGTGTTTTGCTCGCTTCGGAAACAGCCGATGAACGCACTGATACAGTGTTATTCTGTCTGTCATGCTCTAGCATGGTGGAATAGTGGCTAACTATGAAGGTCAAGGTACGCCCTGGACCAGTGAGGCGTAGTTCGACCTCACTATCAAGCATTTCTGATAAAGACAGCAGTTCTAATATTTGCCCTTTCAAGCCATATAAACTGATCTCCACTGGTTTATCTGTAACCTTGTATTGCCAGCGAAAGTAAGGTGGTACATGGAACTGTGAGTGCGCTTTTGCTCGTAATTCAGCCTCAAGCTGAAACGTCGCTGGTATGCCGCGAGTCGAGAACAAGAACAAGCGACTGCCTAACAAATCCTCTACCGAAAGTCGCTGTGAAAGTGGTCGTCCAGCTTTGTCGTAGGCCACGGCTCCGCGTGCAGGGAAAGGAACATCTATTGTGATTGGTGCAGCTAAAATATTTGCTTGAATTGCAAAGCGTACCGAGGCTGGCGGCTTATCATTAGCTATCAAGCGAACTTCTTTCACACCTTCTGCATTGGCAAAAGATTCAACGCTTACCGAATCGCTGATTAGTTTCCAAGTACAAGGCGATTTTGTTAAGAAACGAATCACCCCTAGTTTAGGCTGACCACCATTTTCAAACTCAACGTCAAAGTCTTTAGGTAAAATACCAACTTTTTTCTTCAGTTTTACAAGCCCATGCTCATCTTTGACTGTCAACAATTGCCTACCATTAAACTCACTCGCGCTAAGAGAGCTTAGCGGCGTATTCTCAAGGTAGATGACCAACTCTTCTTCAACAGATAATGGCGATTGCGAAAGTTCGTCAACTACCTTTGGTATGCCTCTGAATACCATTGCTGGTTGCGTCGGATATTGAACTTGCTCACCTTTTAACACGTAGCCCTGTGTCGTGAAGTCATCAGAGCCCGAAGTGACAATGTACCTCTCATCCGAGCCAATTTTAATCTCACATTGACCATTTAGAAGATAAATGGGTAAATCATTAAATTGAATATTCGCTAACTCTAGCTCACCATAAACCGACTGTACGATGGCGTTCGCAGGCAATAAAAGGGCAACCTTGGATCTACGGGTTGAAAACGTGGACTGACTCATGACTTCCCACTTGTCACCGTCACTAGATAGCGTCAGTGGCGATTCCCCAATATCTAACGAACTATTGGGAAGTGTGATATCAGCCAGTTTACGACCGGATTGCATAGCAACGACATAAAGCTCACTACTTGGCTTTTTCCTGCGAACTTCAACGGTAGGGTTTCGCATCCTTACCGATATTCCACCCTCACTTGATTGCGCAAAACCCGTACCTAACGATGCAATTTGCTCTGCACCTTCAAATACCGCTAACTCCAACCGACTTGAGGTTAACGCACTCAAAGATAATTCAAAAACACACTGATGAGGTAACGAAACTAACGAATAGATCGCCTGCTGACCGAACGATATTGAGTGGCGGCATTGCAAACGCTTCCTTACTGTTCGCGCTTTATTCACCTCTTTAGAGGCTGTAGATAACAATTGGCTTAGAAAGGCAGACCCGGTTTCATTTTCCAAGGGCAAAGGAAAACTATCGCGCCAACTAGGAAACTGCTTGTCCAGATACTGCGCAGGATTCGTTTGTGTTTCGAGACCGAACTGATAAACCAAGCTATCTAGTCTGTCTATCATTCTGGTAATGAGCCTTACGGTACGATCGGTTTGCAAAGTTTCAGGGAATGCAGTGATGCGAGAGCTAATCAGTGCCTCAATGGCATGACTACCCAAAGCCTTAGCGTCTTGATAACGTTCGAAAATTGCATAAAAGGTATCCTGATAGTGATTAGATTGCTGCAAACTAGCATCTGTCGACAAAAGGTTGGAGGGCAACCCTCCCTCACTAAACACCGAGCCAATATAATCATTGTGGCCATTACTAAACTTGGCCAATGGTTTCTTCCAATACCTTGTCAACCCTTTCGAGACAATGTCACTTATTTGCGGGTGAGTTAGTTCTAAATCTAAGCTTTGAAAAATAGGTTGCCAACTCCAGTCTCGACTGTATTCACGACGAAACCATTCCGCTCCATACAAAACAAACGCCGCACACCATTTATCGGAAAAATGACTTTTTACCGATAAACTTGCGCCGTTAGCCAGAGTTTTTCTTAATGACTTATACTCTTGTCGCGTCATCTGATACTGGAACAAACCCTCGTTAACACTAATGCTCTTATCTTTGCGTTTGTTGATAAAGTCATCTAGCCAATGACTGATTGATTGGTTCCGATTAAGAGAGAGCGTACTACGGTTCGATAAACCACTTGAATCTGTTTGAATAGTCATAAAACAACCTATCATGTTAGCTGATGTTGTTAATTGGCTGAAATTAATTAGTTATTTTTAACTGCCAGTCCCAACCTTGCAAAAGTAAATATGCCAATAGCGTATCGCTATCTTGGAGAGTTTGTATTCTTACCTTGAGTGCAGGCTCACCCTCACACGACTTCTCGAACTAAATTCATGTAACAACATAACTCACTCGACCGGCGCTCTTTTCTTCATAAGCTTATGAACAGGTGATTCAGCGGTCACCATTAGGCTCGCTCTACTCAACTTTAAACGGTTATGCAAGAGGCCTCTTTGGTGTTTGTCTTCCATGGCGAAGCACCCTTCACAAATTTAGGAGTATGTGAGAATTTATGGAATATAGCCTACTATGAAAACGCCGTTATATATCGCCATATACAAAAAAGCACGCCTTTCAGCGTGCTTGTGTTTTTATAAATTAAGAGTTTTCTGCAGCCTTGCTAACACCACTTGCTTTGACTGCTCTTTTCTTTGCCGCTTCGGCTTTTTTGGCTGCCTTGGCTAGGGCTTCGGCCTCTTTGCGAGCCGCGGCGATACGCTCTAGTAGTTTGTTGGCTGGCTCGTCGTTTGGATCTTGCTCCACCAGTTCACCACGGAAGGCTTTTGCCAAAATGCTTTGGGTTAGGTTATCTACCCTCGCCTGCGCTTTTTTCACTTGCGCTTCGATGGTGTCAGCGAACGCAAAGTATTGGTCGACTAGACGAACGATTTCTTTTTGCTCATCAAGAGAATAAGTATCAATAACAAGCTCACCTAGGGTCGATGTATTTAAATATGGCTGATCTGATCCTTTAAGGTTAGCTTCTACTTGCTTTCTAAACTCCGAGCTTCGTAAACATAAGAACAAGTAATCTAAAGATAGAGTCCCAACTACAGCTTCTTTCACTCGTAACCTTGCTACTCGTTGATATAAAGTTGCTGGTAGGTCATTACTTTCAATTTTAGCGATCTTTAACGTACCGTTTGTAATTGGTCGATTTAACGCCATCACCAAATCGCAGTCACTTAAACAAAAGTCTTTATATTCCTGAGCAAGATCTAGCGATACAAATGATTCCTTGTCCCACTTCGCTTTTCCATATCCAACATTTGCGATTTGAAGTAAACGACTACCTTCTTCTGAGTACTGAGATTTTTTAAATGCTATTCCAGAAGTGATATCTAATACTTCTTTTAGTTTACATTCGAATTGCTCAGATCTTTCAAACCCATACTCTTCCGTCAACTTGCCCGACACCGCAGAAGCGAGTATCGATTGGCGGAAGCGTTTTAGCAAGTCTGGAATGCCATCTAGGCGGGCTTTGATGGTGTCGACCTGTGCCAATACCTCATCGAGTTTTTCAACGATGCGTTTTTGTTCGGCTAGTGGGGCTAGAGGAAATTCTAAAGCATTGATGACTTCAAGCCTAACCCCTTTAACTGTAGTACCTGTACCCAATGACTCAATTTTCAATCCTTGAGAACGGTACCAATATTCGAAGTAGTAATCATCGACTTCTCTATTGACGAACAAGGCCTTCAAGTCTTGGTTAATCGCAGAATCAAAACTTGCACGGACTATTTTTCCTAAACTCATACGAGTGGCAATAATCGGCGTTCCAGCAGGAATAACATTGGTACTACTGTTATCAATCGCTTCTTGGGTAATATGATCAATGGTGTCAGTAAGATACGACTTATTCATATCCTTCACTGTCATCCAAGGGATATCACCTTCATAGTAGGAAGGAACTGATTTACTCGGTGTCCCTCCTCCTACAATCTTGTCTACTACCTCATTTAAGAGAATAGCTCTCCAACCCTTCGGCAAATTACTCATTACTCTGCCTCCGGCTTTTCTGCCAAGCCAAATGCTTCTTCAAGTAACTGCTTTTGCCCTTCCGCTTCATCACTCGCGCCAAGTGCTTGCATCAATTGGTAAATTTCAGACATAGCTTCTGTTAGCTCTGCCATTGCTTCACCGGCGAGCACTTCTGGCTCTGGCAAGTTTTCTGCGCTGGTGGCTTCTAAATCTTTAAGCCATGAAATATCTAAGCTATCGCCTTTTTGATCGCGAATGTAGTCACGACTGAACTTGCGGAAGCGCGCGTTTTCGATGATATGTTCAACACTGTCCTGACCTTCAGCAAAAATGTTGCCCAAAGTCTCGTAAACACCCTCTTCACGATGAGACTGACCGTTTTTATCTGCGCCATAAGCGTTCACAAACGCCTCAAAATGCTTTTCGGTTAGTGGACGGCGTTTACCAAAGGTGTTCATGTTGGTACGCATATCAAATACCCATGTTTCTTTGGTACAACCTTTGTCTTGATTCTTGTTCTCTGGCGTGCCTTTTTGAAAGAAGAGTACGTTGGTCTTCACGCCCTGAGCGTAGAAGATACCTGTTGGCAAACGCAAGATGGTGTGCAGGTTACACTTGTCCATCAGGTCTCGGCGAATCTCTGTACCCTTACCGCCTTCGAATAGCACGTTATCTGGAATTACCACCGCTGCACGGCCGCCTGGCTCTAGCGCATCATAGATATGCTGCATAAAACAGAGCTGCTTGTTACCAGTTGGGTGAACAAAGGTGCGGGTAATATTGGTACTTGCTGCGCTACCAAACGGAGGGTTGGTTAAAATCACATTGGCACTTGGCAGATTTTCGCCTGCGCTACCCAGGGTGTTACCTAAACGAATCGCGCC
This sequence is a window from Vibrio coralliilyticus. Protein-coding genes within it:
- a CDS encoding DEAD/DEAH box helicase, giving the protein MTRYFSDLVEQSISRSKESTLSVLGITDPNLRNHLSDIMSVDCGQEDAFLAPPLFEHTFGWEYAELKVAELEGNLLSKAVIDALDDKSNGRYRFEAKFNPFRHQLEAWGTLLEDTPKSVVVTSGTGSGKTECFMVPVLEDLYREYHQKQSPLVGVRALFLYPLNALINSQQERLDAWTKHFGEGIRYCLYNGNTENSENKVRKLQQEHRNEVHSRELMRKEPAPILVTNGTMLEYMLVRQIDAPIIEQSRAEKSLRWIVLDEAHTYVGSQAAELSLQLRRVLHAFGVEAKNVRFVATSATIADANATEQLTDYLSKLADVPKDQIKVIGGRRVIPELDFVESVELSLDDLEGIEPGGEPSKKPNPEISKERFVALQASSYAHILRKVIVESDAPLTLSEINEKSSVLSNQPQLSQQELLRWLDLLTGTKRDKYSEAFLKLRAHFFQRMTIGLWACINRNCSCKQGTQLEQEWPFGNVYAVQRQTCDCGAPVLELSFCLECNEPHLMGLDKKGKLLQWNGSAGDEFSLQQERLDEEDQDVQQLDDTDRYPEMFGAKQDEHEHYAAINIGKDGIIGSVKPGYELMMDTAKKQTCCSCNFEGYNDGSPFRRAILGAPFYIANVVPTLLEFCPDIVADGPEGPQSLPARGRRLITFTDSRQGTARLSVRMQQEAERSKLRGAVVEVLREKQLSQPHNADRPSEGVSAQDLLAKAEELRAMGMNGPAEMLEVQASAIDSGGSELTLATLSWNEMVTELAKKSDLNGAMLQYNQYLSPEIFKQFDGSAKLADMLLFREFARRPKRQNSSETQGLVKVGYAGLDKIKTCPAYWEEYGYELDDWLDFIKVSLDFYIRENNFLRLEDAGWLKWVGSRFASKSLRNPDSEEANEGRVKKWPQIRSGNHNRLVKLLAATSNINADSSIGKDIINSWLSSAWRELTVNTRILSPDNNRFALDRNKITFSFVDKVHICKVTNKLIDTTFRGISPYLPRKVEDISQYKCVEVEFPCVWQVEATQHDYQKGLKHIREVVGKDSKVSYLREHNLWTDINDRAVEGGLYYRTAEHSAQQSSDRLNEYEDLFKKGKINVLNCSTTMEMGVDIGGISAVVMNNVPPHPANYLQRAGRAGRSKESRAISYTLCKGNPHDQQVFQQPKWPFVTKIPAPYIAFNSQRLIQRHLNSLLLSIFLKTQIGSTNKEKTSLNLEWFYLPEGNAVCDSFLNWLESDARDWDSDVTALVRGTGLAGSQPYTLRAFASNVIQQLKSKWFNEYNYLEQELVVADVESPYAYRLRLEKSRLVQEYLLRELASKAFLPGYGFPTDVVNFDNNNIEDFIREKQGKEKKSNEREDNVSRFRGLPSRNLAIAIREYSPGSEVVLDGRVFRSGGVTLHWHNVSDSGVNEAQKFDLAWRCDSCGQTGYEESVSASSLNMNCTNSACGAPIKGQHIRQVLQPTGFATDFYHAPSNDISTQKFIPVEDAWVSTGKAPYIDLPNTAMGFMVSTAEGTVFNHSSGEYGKGYALCMSCGRAESLDKNGDYPAALNPSTPHKPLKAVKKDKSGEGNVTCDGSATLMKGVHLGCHSKTDVFELVLSHPVRHEYISCDNDGRTVAMTLAVSLRAALAKQLGISTSEMGYAIRPTIIEGTTSAMVIQLYDVISGGAGFSSSASQYIQTILADMISGLTCPNCVSGCSDCLLESDTRHDIDEIDTALARDWVGNDFNHFNRLPEALAEYSQGEYQPYSVLGTIRKQINLGAKSLTLFLNPDCDEWDLTHPDFKRTIAGYLLSDEIGVALVLTSTKLSQEFEEELWTFQKLGVQISRADEVSPLLMAQLSDGNKVSTIANTVAENTIPGKFWLQQGGISICCEGTKLHPISPFELSISKKGEAPQIESIELVEELNGSLSMFGKAFWITMFKTNPNLAELLKSESIFEVEYSDRYIQSPSSMLMICELLGYICRGFDSIRTVTINTLYHEKQTVGHYLHHDWQDKGEFIEAYEVWGELKLGVKPSVKCHEKRSSIAHRRLLTLKLESGRELVFKFDQGVGYWRISDTTSRFDTVKYSFHSDLGPQLRDLRNKESNLVVSNSESWSTDVMLQVRKSFVSTEQ